One genomic region from Cetobacterium sp. 8H encodes:
- the pgsC gene encoding poly-gamma-glutamate biosynthesis protein PgsC: MNETVVVLGVILSIIFYEVSEMSPGGMIVPGYFALFSNDPKRILMTIAISIGVLFLVKILENYVVLFGRRKFAIYIVLVFILKKIFGNMNLEILIGAEIIGILIPAILAQDFEKNGLKKTIPALLMLTIVIKSICVLAEGIL; encoded by the coding sequence ATGAATGAAACAGTTGTAGTTTTAGGAGTTATTTTAAGTATTATATTTTATGAAGTGAGCGAAATGTCACCGGGAGGAATGATTGTACCTGGTTATTTTGCTCTTTTTTCTAATGATCCTAAAAGAATACTTATGACGATAGCTATTTCAATAGGAGTGTTGTTCTTGGTAAAAATATTGGAAAATTATGTTGTTTTATTTGGAAGAAGAAAGTTTGCAATATATATCGTGTTAGTTTTTATTTTGAAAAAAATATTTGGAAATATGAATTTGGAGATACTGATTGGAGCAGAGATAATAGGGATATTAATTCCGGCCATTTTGGCTCAAGATTTTGAAAAAAATGGTTTAAAAAAAACAATCCCAGCATTATTAATGTTAACAATTGTAATTAAAAGTATATGTGTTTTAGCTGAGGGAATATTATGA
- the pgsW gene encoding poly-gamma-glutamate system protein has protein sequence MKKNKLYLSSLVILILFFTAENLKRDKHSYYGEMKKAQNKMIILSKEILKEKKNRGIEINERIDFNKSGLLGEEFTGITTTLGDLDSKRASTNPDFAAYFVKKFMDKKLEKGDLVFVNMSSSFPGLNLSIISALDTLELRGVIVNSIGASMYGANNEKFIFLEMIQHLKEKEMIQNEIKAYSLGGDGDMGKNFDEDIKIEIEKRIENLKIEKIKIEDFKLNLENRIKFYNSFGTAKYFVNIGGNLYHNHLEKHYKNKKIPVLSMLNIKQIASDNGILIDGKLLEKDSSLYYKKESKAIYWTIILIFFGYLYFRGRKKY, from the coding sequence ATGAAAAAGAATAAATTGTATTTATCTAGTCTGGTTATATTAATTTTATTTTTTACAGCTGAAAATCTAAAAAGAGATAAACATAGCTATTATGGTGAGATGAAAAAAGCGCAAAATAAAATGATTATACTTTCGAAAGAAATTTTAAAAGAGAAAAAGAATAGAGGGATTGAGATCAATGAGAGAATAGATTTTAATAAGAGTGGATTACTAGGAGAAGAGTTTACAGGAATAACAACAACACTAGGGGATTTAGACAGTAAAAGAGCATCAACTAATCCAGATTTTGCTGCTTATTTTGTAAAAAAATTTATGGATAAAAAATTGGAAAAAGGGGATTTAGTTTTTGTAAATATGTCTAGTTCTTTTCCTGGTCTAAACCTTTCAATAATTTCAGCGTTAGATACACTGGAACTTCGTGGTGTCATAGTGAATTCTATAGGTGCATCTATGTATGGAGCCAACAATGAAAAATTTATATTTTTAGAAATGATTCAACATTTGAAAGAAAAGGAAATGATACAGAATGAGATTAAAGCATATTCCCTCGGCGGTGATGGAGATATGGGTAAAAATTTTGATGAGGATATCAAAATTGAGATAGAAAAAAGAATTGAAAATTTAAAAATAGAAAAGATAAAAATAGAAGATTTTAAGTTAAATTTAGAAAACAGAATAAAATTTTATAATAGTTTTGGAACAGCAAAATATTTTGTGAATATTGGTGGAAATCTTTATCACAATCACTTAGAAAAACACTATAAAAATAAAAAAATTCCGGTATTATCAATGTTAAATATAAAACAAATAGCTAGTGATAATGGGATATTAATAGATGGAAAATTATTAGAAAAAGATTCTAGTTTATATTATAAAAAAGAGAGTAAAGCAATTTACTGGACTATAATTTTAATATTTTTTGGATATCTCTATTTTAGGGGGAGAAAAAAATATTGA
- a CDS encoding ABC transporter substrate-binding protein, with translation MNKKYLLGFALLCLGLSSCSKEKSETSNEKTKVITISQGSKPKSLDPAMYNEIPSLFIVEQIFNTLFRIDSNGKIVPELAESYEYVTPLELVIKLKKGIKFHNDEEMKANDVAFSINRMLEKPATKVMLDAIDLVSIVDDYTVKIRLKESSAPLLYTLSYPLTSILNEKDTLAKNGNIAVSPLGTGPFKFDKWGEGERIELDSNADYFEGKPLVDELIFRAITENTSRLAALETGEVDIATIAPIDIQIVESNKELFAVSYPTTSTEYLTLNTQKTPLDNADFRKALHYAIDKQSIVDTVYMGKASVAKTIVNPNVFGSNQNVEGYPYNPEKAKEYLEKSGVSGETIKIMSNDNPVRLQAAQIIQANLKEIGINSEIETVEWGTYLQLTAQGQYDIFIGGWVSGTSDSDIVLFPLLHSSYKGGAGNRALYDNPEYDGLVELGRTSIEPEKRIDAYTKAQEILQEETPLIPLYYKNDNMGLSKKIKNFVPEPNTIHNFSKVDKE, from the coding sequence GTGAATAAAAAATATTTATTAGGTTTTGCATTGTTATGTTTAGGTCTTAGTAGTTGTTCAAAAGAGAAGAGTGAAACTTCTAATGAAAAAACAAAGGTAATTACAATTTCTCAAGGATCCAAGCCAAAAAGTTTAGATCCAGCTATGTATAATGAAATACCATCACTTTTTATAGTTGAACAAATTTTTAATACTCTTTTTAGAATTGATTCTAACGGGAAAATAGTACCTGAATTAGCGGAATCTTATGAATATGTGACGCCATTAGAACTTGTGATAAAATTGAAAAAAGGTATAAAATTTCATAATGATGAAGAGATGAAAGCTAATGATGTCGCTTTTAGTATAAATAGGATGCTAGAAAAACCAGCTACGAAAGTTATGCTCGATGCGATAGATTTGGTTTCGATTGTAGATGATTATACTGTTAAAATTAGATTAAAAGAAAGTTCAGCACCACTACTATATACACTTTCTTATCCTTTAACATCGATTTTAAATGAAAAAGATACTTTAGCTAAAAATGGAAATATAGCGGTATCACCATTAGGAACAGGTCCATTTAAATTCGATAAGTGGGGGGAAGGAGAAAGAATTGAATTAGATTCAAATGCAGATTATTTTGAAGGAAAACCTTTGGTGGATGAGCTTATATTTAGAGCAATAACAGAAAATACAAGTAGATTAGCAGCATTAGAAACAGGAGAAGTTGATATAGCGACAATAGCTCCAATTGATATTCAAATTGTTGAGTCTAATAAAGAGTTGTTTGCAGTTTCATATCCAACAACTTCAACAGAATATTTAACATTAAATACCCAAAAGACACCTTTAGATAATGCTGATTTTAGAAAAGCTTTACATTATGCTATAGATAAACAAAGTATTGTGGATACAGTTTATATGGGAAAAGCTAGTGTTGCAAAAACTATTGTAAATCCTAATGTATTTGGAAGCAATCAAAATGTTGAAGGGTATCCATATAATCCTGAAAAAGCAAAGGAGTATTTAGAGAAATCTGGGGTATCAGGAGAAACAATAAAAATAATGTCAAATGATAATCCGGTAAGACTTCAAGCTGCTCAAATAATTCAAGCTAACTTAAAAGAAATTGGAATTAATTCAGAGATAGAGACTGTAGAGTGGGGAACATATTTACAGCTAACAGCTCAAGGGCAATATGATATATTTATAGGTGGATGGGTTTCAGGAACTTCAGATTCGGATATAGTTCTTTTCCCACTTCTTCATAGTAGTTATAAAGGTGGTGCTGGAAATAGAGCGCTATATGATAATCCAGAATATGATGGATTGGTAGAACTTGGTAGAACTTCTATAGAACCTGAAAAGAGAATAGATGCATACACAAAAGCTCAAGAAATTTTACAAGAGGAAACTCCGTTAATTCCACTATATTATAAAAATGACAATATGGGATTAAGTAAAAAAATTAAAAACTTTGTACCAGAACCAAATACAATTCATAATTTTTCAAAAGTAGATAAGGAGTAG
- a CDS encoding M42 family metallopeptidase, with translation MKVDLSYAVEFCKEILEIPSPAGYTELVMERVAKELDTLGIEYFYSKKGCVIVRLEGENTTYTRLLSAHVDTLGAVVKKVKSNGRLELMNIGGYAWGSVEGENVIIHTLDGREYEGTVLPNKASVHVYGDIPREMARTAENMEVRLDEEVYSEQDTRALGICQGDFVSYYTKTKVTESGYIKSRYLDDKLCVAQVFAYLKYLKDNNKKPNNNLYIYFSNFEEVGHGVSEIPNDVDEFVALDIGLVAEDAHGDEKKVSIAARDNKTVYDLKIRKKLQETAEANGINYTVGVYNRYGSDATASILQGADLRYACIGPNVDATHHYERTHLDGVIETIKLLIAYL, from the coding sequence ATGAAGGTAGATTTAAGTTATGCAGTTGAATTTTGTAAGGAAATTTTAGAAATTCCAAGTCCAGCAGGATACACAGAGTTAGTTATGGAAAGGGTAGCAAAAGAATTAGATACCTTAGGAATTGAGTATTTTTATAGTAAAAAAGGATGCGTTATAGTTAGATTAGAAGGAGAAAATACAACTTATACAAGACTTTTATCGGCACACGTAGACACTTTAGGTGCTGTGGTGAAAAAAGTTAAATCCAATGGAAGATTAGAACTTATGAATATTGGTGGTTACGCATGGGGATCGGTAGAAGGAGAAAATGTAATTATTCATACTTTAGATGGTAGAGAGTATGAGGGAACAGTTTTGCCAAATAAAGCATCTGTTCATGTATATGGAGATATACCGAGAGAGATGGCAAGAACTGCTGAAAATATGGAAGTTAGACTTGATGAAGAGGTGTATTCTGAACAAGATACAAGAGCCTTAGGAATATGTCAAGGAGACTTTGTAAGTTATTATACAAAAACAAAGGTAACGGAATCTGGATACATAAAGTCGAGATATTTAGATGATAAATTATGCGTAGCACAGGTGTTTGCATACTTAAAATATTTAAAAGATAATAATAAAAAACCAAATAATAATTTATATATTTATTTTTCAAATTTTGAAGAGGTAGGGCATGGAGTTTCAGAAATACCTAATGATGTTGATGAATTTGTAGCTTTAGATATTGGACTTGTGGCTGAAGATGCACACGGAGATGAGAAGAAAGTGAGTATTGCTGCAAGAGATAACAAGACAGTATATGATCTTAAAATTAGAAAAAAGTTACAAGAAACAGCCGAAGCTAATGGAATAAATTACACAGTGGGAGTTTACAATAGATATGGATCAGACGCAACAGCATCGATTTTACAAGGAGCAGATTTAAGATATGCATGTATTGGGCCAAATGTAGATGCAACGCATCACTATGAAAGAACACATTTAGATGGAGTAATTGAAACAATAAAACTTTTAATAGCATATTTATAA
- a CDS encoding CatB-related O-acetyltransferase, which translates to MKEKIFESWLQSVPLKDHVKNPNIIVGEFSYYSGYYHDKSFEDQCVRYLLGDGSTKNYKDIFGKNFEFDKLRIGKFCSIASGVIFMLAGNQGHNHSWISAYPFDSRIFSNAKNGFQRKGDTIIGNDVWIGTEALIMPGISIGDGAIVAARAVVTKDVPAYTVVGGNPATIIRKRFSESEISHLLDIKWWEWSIEKINEALPLINNFDVNSLVKFSKEYE; encoded by the coding sequence TTGAAAGAAAAAATATTTGAAAGTTGGTTACAATCTGTCCCATTAAAAGATCATGTTAAAAATCCTAATATTATAGTCGGTGAATTTTCATACTATTCTGGTTATTATCATGATAAATCTTTTGAAGATCAATGTGTAAGATATCTTTTAGGAGATGGAAGTACTAAAAATTATAAAGATATTTTTGGTAAAAATTTTGAATTTGATAAACTTAGAATTGGAAAATTTTGTTCTATTGCTTCGGGTGTAATATTCATGCTAGCTGGTAATCAGGGTCACAATCACTCTTGGATTTCAGCATATCCTTTTGATTCTAGAATTTTTTCTAATGCCAAAAATGGATTCCAAAGAAAAGGTGATACCATAATTGGAAATGACGTCTGGATAGGGACTGAAGCCCTTATTATGCCTGGAATTTCTATAGGTGATGGTGCTATTGTCGCAGCTAGAGCTGTTGTTACAAAAGATGTTCCCGCTTATACAGTTGTAGGAGGAAATCCAGCTACCATAATAAGGAAAAGATTTTCTGAAAGTGAAATATCACATCTACTAGATATCAAGTGGTGGGAGTGGAGTATTGAGAAAATAAATGAAGCTCTCCCTCTAATAAATAATTTTGATGTGAATTCTTTAGTAAAATTTTCTAAAGAATATGAATAA
- a CDS encoding LacI family DNA-binding transcriptional regulator: MNSSVIAKLAGVSRSTVSRVINNYPDISKETREKVLKIIKENNYYPNLPAQKLAGKKTGVIGLLIYTGEIKKGGNYKKVSDSLYYSELVTKIIDASENIGYSVLVSYINKKSSNWKKIFANGIIDGAIIISGGKKYKEINNLTKLENKIVLLDYEDYISNENTSTVNPNNFEGGYKATEYLIQNNHKKILHIMGDLKRKMSLNRARGYKTCLKNNGIQEYKIIAGEFSEQSGYKIVTDYLRYNKTFNFTAIFAGNDYIALGAIKALQENGIKVPEDVSVIGFDNMLLGEYTSPTITSVNHLDKQIAEKSLNKLISLIDGETGTKEITCIEIVEKNSVSRNS, encoded by the coding sequence ATGAACAGTAGTGTTATCGCAAAATTAGCTGGTGTTTCTCGTAGCACCGTTTCAAGAGTTATAAATAACTATCCAGATATATCTAAAGAAACAAGAGAAAAAGTTTTAAAAATTATAAAAGAGAATAACTACTATCCAAATCTTCCAGCTCAAAAATTGGCAGGTAAAAAAACAGGTGTGATAGGACTTCTTATATATACTGGTGAAATTAAAAAAGGTGGGAACTATAAAAAAGTTTCGGATTCACTTTACTATTCAGAACTTGTAACTAAAATTATAGATGCTTCAGAAAATATAGGATATTCAGTTTTAGTTTCATACATCAATAAAAAAAGTTCTAATTGGAAAAAAATATTTGCGAATGGAATAATTGATGGAGCTATTATAATATCTGGTGGAAAAAAATATAAAGAGATAAACAATTTAACTAAATTAGAAAATAAAATAGTTCTTTTAGATTATGAAGACTATATTTCAAATGAAAATACATCCACAGTTAATCCAAATAATTTTGAAGGTGGTTATAAAGCTACAGAATACTTAATTCAAAATAATCATAAAAAGATTTTGCATATTATGGGAGATCTTAAAAGAAAAATGTCACTAAACAGAGCTAGAGGATATAAAACTTGCTTAAAAAATAATGGAATTCAAGAATATAAGATAATAGCTGGAGAATTTAGCGAACAAAGTGGCTATAAAATAGTTACAGATTATTTAAGATATAATAAAACTTTTAATTTTACAGCGATATTTGCTGGGAACGATTATATAGCTTTAGGTGCTATAAAGGCTTTGCAAGAAAATGGTATTAAAGTTCCAGAAGATGTTTCTGTCATAGGTTTTGATAACATGTTATTAGGAGAGTATACGAGTCCGACAATAACAAGTGTTAATCACCTTGATAAACAGATAGCTGAAAAATCTTTAAATAAGTTAATAAGTTTAATAGATGGAGAAACTGGTACAAAAGAAATAACATGCATTGAAATTGTTGAAAAAAATAGTGTTTCTAGAAATAGTTAA
- a CDS encoding C4-dicarboxylate TRAP transporter substrate-binding protein, producing the protein MNFKRSVFKFTNFSVLAGSLFFMGCGEKDKTTDTQKTRVIKVSHVFQTSEPTHIYISEAADKINEKLKGEIEFQVYPNGELPSYKDAIELVLRGSDFISVVDPSYIGDYVPDFTALVGPMLYNSYDEYTAVTSSDFVKDLEKQAEAKGIKVLSLDYMFGFRHIVTGKEIVEVEDLKGMKLRVPSSKLWIDTFNALGANPVAMPWSETVSALQQKVIDGTETTYSFMSNSKLYELRKNVSLSGHFLGTGGVYISTKVWDSFTDEQREVIQEEISAAAIRNNKKIVELDESFKSDIVKNGMKFNEVNKVAFQEKTKKVFDEFPGFTPNVYEKLQNEILKVRNK; encoded by the coding sequence ATGAATTTCAAAAGATCAGTTTTTAAATTTACAAACTTTAGTGTACTTGCAGGAAGTTTATTTTTTATGGGATGTGGAGAGAAAGATAAAACAACAGACACACAAAAAACTCGTGTTATAAAAGTGAGTCATGTTTTCCAAACATCTGAACCAACTCATATCTATATTTCTGAAGCAGCAGATAAAATTAATGAGAAGTTAAAAGGAGAGATTGAATTTCAAGTTTACCCAAATGGAGAACTTCCATCGTACAAGGATGCTATTGAACTAGTACTAAGAGGATCAGATTTTATATCAGTTGTTGATCCTAGCTATATAGGGGATTATGTTCCTGATTTCACTGCTCTTGTAGGACCAATGCTTTATAACTCATACGATGAATATACAGCAGTAACAAGTAGTGATTTTGTTAAAGATCTTGAAAAACAAGCAGAAGCAAAAGGGATTAAGGTTCTATCACTTGATTATATGTTTGGATTTAGACATATTGTAACTGGTAAAGAGATTGTAGAGGTTGAAGATTTAAAAGGAATGAAACTTAGAGTTCCATCAAGTAAGTTATGGATAGATACATTTAATGCATTAGGTGCAAACCCTGTAGCTATGCCGTGGAGTGAAACTGTGAGTGCTCTTCAACAAAAAGTTATTGATGGAACTGAAACAACATATTCATTTATGTCAAATAGTAAACTTTATGAGTTAAGAAAAAATGTATCTTTAAGTGGACATTTCTTAGGAACTGGTGGAGTATATATATCTACGAAAGTTTGGGATTCTTTTACGGATGAACAAAGAGAAGTTATTCAAGAAGAAATTTCGGCAGCAGCTATAAGAAATAATAAGAAAATAGTAGAGTTAGATGAGTCTTTTAAAAGTGATATTGTGAAAAATGGAATGAAATTTAATGAAGTTAACAAGGTTGCTTTCCAAGAGAAAACAAAAAAAGTATTTGATGAGTTTCCAGGATTTACACCTAATGTATATGAAAAGCTTCAAAATGAGATTTTAAAAGTAAGAAATAAGTAA
- a CDS encoding TRAP transporter small permease: MKKWNIDEIISCFFLTLTIMTVIINITMRYFFNSPLRSAEEFATICFIWSVFVGGAASYRKKMHMGIDILTQLLPNKFQNYITLIVNIIMVVLNGAFCYLSIKFSIASRMKPTAVLGISSSYVNLSLVFGFGFIFIYSSIETIKSFNEIFYKQNKDESNYIDTKVEVKING; encoded by the coding sequence ATGAAAAAATGGAATATCGATGAGATAATTTCGTGTTTCTTTCTTACCTTAACGATAATGACAGTGATTATTAATATAACAATGCGTTACTTTTTTAACTCTCCGTTAAGAAGTGCTGAAGAATTTGCAACAATATGTTTTATTTGGTCCGTATTTGTGGGAGGAGCCGCTTCCTATAGAAAAAAAATGCATATGGGAATAGATATTCTAACTCAACTGCTTCCAAATAAATTTCAGAATTATATAACTTTAATAGTTAATATAATTATGGTAGTTTTAAATGGTGCTTTTTGTTATTTAAGTATAAAGTTTTCTATAGCTTCAAGAATGAAACCAACAGCAGTTTTAGGAATTTCATCATCTTATGTCAATTTATCGCTAGTTTTTGGATTTGGATTTATTTTTATATACTCATCTATTGAGACTATAAAAAGTTTTAATGAAATTTTTTATAAACAAAATAAAGATGAGAGTAATTATATTGATACTAAAGTTGAGGTGAAAATAAATGGTTAG
- a CDS encoding TRAP transporter large permease, which yields MVSFIPIFILFGLFFLSVPIAFSLMGSALFFYAFQNMSMDLDLIMQHFIRSAESFPLLAIPFFIMAGSIMNYSGISKRLMGMAEVLTGHLSGGLAQVNILLSVLMGGISGSANADAAMQCKVLVPEMVKRGYSKGFSAAITAASSTISPIIPPGIVLIIYALLANVSVTKMFIAGYVPGFLMAIALMITVGIISKKRGYKPDREKKATSKEIFIQFKDSLWALILPFVIIFGMRVGVFTPTEAGAVAVVITTLIGIFIYKELQVSMFGDILKETIYGTSTVMFIIIAANVFGSYLSWERIPHKLTEMLLQFTTSPWRMLLIVNLILLFVGMFIDGGAAMIILAPLLIPAAVKLGIDPLHFGIVMVVNIMIGGITPPFGSMMFLTCSLLKIKLEEFIKEIFPFVVALLIVLGLLTYVPSIVLFLPNLLN from the coding sequence ATGGTTAGTTTCATCCCCATATTTATTCTTTTTGGATTGTTTTTTCTAAGTGTCCCAATAGCATTTTCTTTGATGGGATCAGCTTTATTTTTCTATGCATTCCAAAATATGAGCATGGATCTTGATCTTATAATGCAGCATTTCATAAGAAGTGCTGAATCGTTTCCGCTTTTAGCTATTCCATTTTTTATAATGGCTGGTTCTATAATGAATTATTCAGGAATAAGTAAACGTCTTATGGGAATGGCAGAAGTTTTAACAGGTCACCTAAGTGGAGGGCTTGCACAAGTTAATATACTTCTAAGTGTATTGATGGGTGGAATTTCAGGATCTGCGAATGCTGATGCTGCTATGCAGTGTAAAGTACTTGTCCCTGAAATGGTAAAAAGAGGTTATTCAAAAGGCTTTTCGGCAGCTATCACTGCAGCGTCATCTACGATAAGCCCAATTATCCCGCCAGGAATTGTCTTAATTATATATGCTCTACTAGCTAATGTTTCTGTTACTAAGATGTTTATCGCAGGTTATGTTCCAGGCTTTTTAATGGCGATTGCTCTTATGATAACAGTGGGAATCATTTCAAAAAAAAGAGGTTATAAACCCGACAGAGAAAAAAAGGCTACTTCAAAAGAAATATTTATTCAATTTAAGGATTCTTTATGGGCTCTTATTCTTCCTTTTGTAATTATATTTGGAATGAGAGTAGGGGTTTTTACTCCTACAGAAGCAGGAGCGGTAGCAGTAGTTATAACAACTTTGATTGGAATTTTTATCTACAAAGAGCTTCAAGTATCTATGTTTGGAGATATTTTGAAAGAGACAATTTATGGAACAAGCACAGTTATGTTTATCATAATTGCTGCTAATGTTTTTGGTTCATATTTGAGTTGGGAGAGAATTCCGCACAAATTAACTGAAATGTTGCTTCAATTTACAACAAGTCCTTGGAGAATGCTTCTAATTGTAAACTTAATCCTTCTATTTGTGGGAATGTTTATAGATGGAGGAGCTGCAATGATTATACTTGCACCGCTTCTTATTCCGGCAGCAGTAAAATTAGGAATAGATCCTCTCCATTTTGGAATAGTTATGGTTGTTAATATTATGATCGGAGGAATTACCCCCCCTTTCGGATCAATGATGTTTTTAACTTGTTCACTATTAAAAATTAAATTAGAAGAATTTATAAAAGAAATTTTTCCTTTTGTAGTTGCATTACTAATTGTTTTAGGATTATTGACATATGTTCCTAGTATAGTATTATTTTTACCAAATTTATTAAATTAA
- a CDS encoding sugar phosphate isomerase/epimerase, with the protein MFKNLYVSDLIFYNENVKSIIKFLKDNNVEKVEFFIEPLDEKYTKKMCEVLNNYKFKSISFHGPFRRCRLTDMTEEGWNDVIYSYTESFKMAKKFNASLMVLHSNERLSGPIDKVMLKNRIKEIVNLGKEYNIEVLVENVGIKENMVFNQYSYEKLILDNNYGSLIDIGHAFLNNWDIEGLISRLKNNIKAFHFHNNDGNFDQHKAISNGKINYDHIIEIYRKYTPNANIVLEYDFTESQEILLKDLEKFKNL; encoded by the coding sequence ATGTTTAAAAACCTATATGTTAGTGACCTCATTTTTTATAATGAGAATGTAAAAAGTATAATAAAATTTCTTAAGGACAATAATGTTGAAAAAGTGGAATTTTTCATCGAACCTTTGGACGAAAAATATACAAAAAAAATGTGTGAAGTATTAAATAATTATAAATTTAAATCTATATCTTTTCATGGTCCGTTTAGAAGATGTAGACTAACCGATATGACAGAAGAGGGTTGGAATGACGTAATTTATAGTTATACAGAAAGTTTTAAAATGGCAAAAAAATTTAATGCCTCACTTATGGTTCTTCACAGTAATGAAAGATTATCAGGGCCAATAGATAAAGTAATGCTTAAAAATAGGATTAAAGAGATTGTGAATTTAGGAAAAGAGTACAATATTGAAGTGCTTGTTGAAAATGTTGGGATTAAGGAAAATATGGTATTTAATCAATATTCATATGAAAAACTGATACTTGATAATAATTATGGTTCTTTAATTGATATAGGACATGCATTTCTTAATAATTGGGATATTGAAGGTTTGATTAGTAGACTCAAAAATAATATTAAAGCTTTTCATTTTCACAATAATGATGGAAATTTTGACCAGCATAAAGCTATTTCAAATGGAAAAATTAATTATGATCATATAATTGAAATATATAGAAAGTATACCCCAAATGCTAATATTGTTTTAGAGTATGATTTTACTGAAAGCCAAGAAATACTTTTAAAAGATTTAGAAAAATTTAAAAATTTGTAA